From one Trifolium pratense cultivar HEN17-A07 linkage group LG1, ARS_RC_1.1, whole genome shotgun sequence genomic stretch:
- the LOC123900559 gene encoding zinc finger protein JAGGED-like — MRPQGNPLDLNNLPDEYSRDHGKQVLEDTDPPGCIRKKKNGGKDGKEECGKVYECRFCSLKFCKSQALGGHMNRHRQERETETLNHARQLVFRNDHNQLAPQPPPSHLVGCCPPPPIATAGYIQANNMGDPTMPLRFPRYFSGSSSSTHIPPPPPPPPQPTQPYLYTSPSRPVSFPTHLIPQHPMNEYHVGHVMSSSHHQQYGGLQHMNYVAGGGGGGGESNYTCIGAPVGQGFVPGSGGAEKGQNHHHQQHQDQDGTSLNWGRSTYSAGTQHRLDTHNNSSINRFQDGF, encoded by the exons AT gAGACCACAAGGAAATCCATTAGATCTTAACAATTTGCCTGATGAATACTCTAGAGATCATGGTAAACAAGTTCTTGAAGACACTGATCCACCCG GTTGCATCAGGAAAAAGAAAAACGGCGGGAAGGATGGAAAAGAAGAGTGTGGGAAGGTTTATGAATGTAGATTTTGTTCTCTCAAGTTCTGTAAATCTCAGGCTCTTGGGGGACACATGAACCGTCACCGCCAAG AGAGGGAAACAGAGACGCTTAACCATGCTCGTCAGCTAGTCTTCCGTAACGATCATAACCAGCTTGCACCACAACCACCTCCCTCTCACCTAGTAGG ATGTTGTCCACCACCACCAATAGCAACAGCAGGCTACATTCAAGCAAATAACATGGGAGATCCAACAATGCCTCTAAGATTCCCAAGATACTTCTCAGGCTCATCATCCTCAACACATATTCCTCCTCCACCACCGCCACCACCACAACCAACTCAACCTTATCTATACACTTCACCTTCACGGCCGGTGTCTTTTCCGACACATTTAATTCCTCAACATCCGATGAACGAATACCATGTCGGTCACGTGATGAGTAGCAGTCACCACCAGCAATATGGAGGACTGCAGCACATGAACTACGTTGCAGgcggaggtggtggtggtggtgaatcAAATTACACGTGCATAGGTGCACCGGTTGGACAAGGTTTTGTTCCGGGAAGTGGTGGCGCCGAGAAAGgtcaaaatcatcatcatcaacaacatcagGATCAAGATGGAACAAGTTTGAATTGGGGAAGGAGCACTTATTCAGCTGGAACACAGCATCGTTTGGATACTCATAATAATTCATCGATCAATCGGTTTCAAGATGGTTTCTAA
- the LOC123900575 gene encoding IST1 homolog, with translation MSLLNQLFNRGVFSTRCKTCLNLAISRMKLLQNKRDVQLKQMRKEISQFLQAGQEPIARIRVEHIIREQNIWAAYEILELFCEFVLARVPIIESQKECPPELREAIASIIFSAPRCSDIPDLLHIKNLFTTKYGKEFVSAISELRPDSGVNRTIIEKLSVSAPSGEVKLKVLTDIAEEYNLAWDSSKTAAEFRKNHEDLLGGSKQVGVGAAVSHSPSKNSSNNSSARITEHSIKSMHDKQEHVHVEASIPSNNNSWLITNEIENNNNNVHVKDAKSETIFNPSDILEKARAAIASADRATAAARAAASLVHTNFGSLKLEGESS, from the exons ATGTCACTTCTTAATCAACTCTTTAACAGAGGCGTTTTTTCCACTCGATG CAAAACATGTCTGAACCTGGCGATTTCACGCATGAAGTTGTTACAAAACAAGAGAGATGTTCAACTGAAACAAATGCGCAAGGAGATATCTCAATTTTTGCAGGCTGGCCAAGAGCCGATTGCTAGGATTCGG GTGGAGCATATCATACGAGAACAAAATATATGGGCTGCATATGAAATATTGGAGTTATTCTGTGAATTTGTCCTTGCACGTGTTCCTATAATTGAGAGCCAGAA GGAATGCCCCCCGGAATTGCGAGAAGCCATTGCAAGTATAATTTTTTCTGCTCCTAGATGTTCTGATATACCAGACTTATTGCACATCAAGAACTTGTTTACTACTAAATATGGAAAAGAATTTGTCTCTGCAATATCTGAACTTCGTCCGGATTCAGGCGTGAACCGCACA ATAATTGAAAAGCTTTCAGTTAGTGCTCCATCTGGAGAGGTAAAACTCAAGGTATTGACAGATATTGCAGAAGAATACAATCTTGCATGGGACTCTTCTAAAACTGCAGCAGAATTTAGGAAAAATCATGAAGATCTCCTG GGTGGATCAAAGCAAGTTGGTGTTGGAGCTGCAGTTTCTCACTCTCCCAGCAAAAACAGTTCTAATAATTCATCAGCTCGTATCACAGAACATTCTATCAAATCAATGCATGATAAACAAGAACATGTACACGTTGAAGCGTCCATCCCTTCCAACAATAATTCTTGGCTGATCACCAACGAAATTGAGAACAATAATAACAATGTCCACGTTAAAGATGCTAAAAGTGAGACTATATTCAACCCCTCGGATATATTAGAGAAGGCTCGGGCTGCCATTGCTTCAGCAGATCGTGCAACTGCAGCTGCTCGTGCCGCAGCGTCACTTGTCCATACTAACTTTGGATCATTGAAGCTGGAAGGTGAATCTTCATAG